ACTCAGGCTTCGGCGGCCTCACCGTCCTCCGCGCCCTCCTTCCGCTCATCCCCCACGCCCACTACCTATTCCTCGGCGACACCGCACGTCTCCCCTACGGCTCCAAGTCCCGCGAAACCGTCGCCCGCTATGCCGTCTCCAGCGCAAAGTTCCTCCACGATCAAGGTGCCGACCTCCTCGTCATCGCCTGCAACACCGCCACCGCCCTGGCCCTTCCGGACATCCAGCAAGCCCTGCCCATCCCCGTCATCGGCGTAGTCGAACCCGGAGCCCAGGCCGCCCTCGCAACCTCGAGCTCCCCGGGGTCCAATACTCCCGACGGTCCAAACAACGTCCTCGTCCTCGCCACTCAAGCCACAGTCCAATCCCACGCCTACACCCACGCTCTCAACGCCCTCGGCCTTGAGGCGAGCGAAAAAGCCTGCCCACTCCTAGTCCCGCTCGTCGAAGAGGGCTGGACCAACCACCCCGTCACCGACGAAGTCCTGAAAATCTACCTCACCGAAGCCCTCGCCGCCGCGCCAGCCACCCAAACCCTCCTCCTCGGCTGCACCCACTACCCTCTCATCGAGCCCGCCATCCACCGCACCCTCGACTCCATCGGCCACCCCCTCACCGTCATCGACTCCGCCGACGCCACCGCCCGGGCCACCGCCGCCCTCGTCGCCAACCACTTCCCCAACCTCACCCCCACCACCCAACCAAGCTGCACCTTCTACGCCACCGACTCCATAGAAAAGTTCCAGCGCCTCGGCTCCAACTTCCTCGGCCAACCCGTCACCAAAGTCAATCTAGTCGACCTCGGCGGCTAAGCTAACTTTGCTTTATCCTGCAAACGGAGAAAAACGATGCCCTACCTGCTAAAAACCGAACCCACCAAATACTCCTTCGAAGACCTCGAGCGCGACGGCGAGACCACCTGGGACGGCATCTCCAACAACCAGGCCCTCCTCAATCTTCGAGGCATGAAGCCCGGCGAAAAACTCGTCATCTATCACTCCGTCGTCGGCAAAGCAGCCGTCGGCACAGCCAAGGTAGTCTCCGTCGATGCCGCCGACCCCAAAAACCCGCAGGTCCGCATCA
The nucleotide sequence above comes from Tunturibacter empetritectus. Encoded proteins:
- the murI gene encoding glutamate racemase, giving the protein MTDSPAANPNPAKSLTIGVFDSGFGGLTVLRALLPLIPHAHYLFLGDTARLPYGSKSRETVARYAVSSAKFLHDQGADLLVIACNTATALALPDIQQALPIPVIGVVEPGAQAALATSSSPGSNTPDGPNNVLVLATQATVQSHAYTHALNALGLEASEKACPLLVPLVEEGWTNHPVTDEVLKIYLTEALAAAPATQTLLLGCTHYPLIEPAIHRTLDSIGHPLTVIDSADATARATAALVANHFPNLTPTTQPSCTFYATDSIEKFQRLGSNFLGQPVTKVNLVDLGG
- a CDS encoding EVE domain-containing protein, with the protein product MPYLLKTEPTKYSFEDLERDGETTWDGISNNQALLNLRGMKPGEKLVIYHSVVGKAAVGTAKVVSVDAADPKNPQVRIKPVKRLKTEKPLDEMRTAAVFKDSILFRQFRLSVVPLTDAQYDWLTA